From Bradyrhizobium sp. NDS-1, the proteins below share one genomic window:
- a CDS encoding GMC family oxidoreductase, with the protein MYDVIVVGGGSAGAAVAARLSEDSARRVLLLEAGRDWRADEAPWEVRTPNPIPIIHKREYQEKWQWPDLLSRRVAGQEPRFYWRGKGLGGSSMMNGQIAIRGVADAFDEWAANGCTGWSAKDVMPLFSVIEDDFEFGDAEGHGRGGPLPVYRAPPETWGPIDRGLRDAALASGYPWCADLNGPDGEGVACYPINSRDLRRISTNEGYLEPARGRANLEIRGHALVDRVLISDGRATGVRVHFEGQGTHEISARQIVLCAGAIHSPALLLRSGIGPADELKAMGIAVERDLPVGKHYFDHPLFRATIQLRENLRPTDPDTRHTNCCVTYSSGLADGGKRDMILIAFNHRGIGNSGAIGAGLFNAYSRGTLKLASTDPAIDPIVEENMLADPRDMLRMMDAVKRLAVITSQPALAGIADWIRLADTDLTLPQAASLPDHELDAVLRRETGDIQHAAGSCRMSGAGDADGVVNPDGTVKGISGLRVADASIMPSDCRANTHFTTVVIGEAIARMMMR; encoded by the coding sequence ATGTATGATGTCATTGTTGTCGGCGGCGGCTCCGCTGGCGCGGCGGTTGCCGCACGGCTGTCCGAGGATTCCGCACGCCGCGTGCTGCTGCTGGAAGCGGGCCGCGACTGGCGCGCCGATGAGGCGCCGTGGGAGGTGCGGACGCCCAATCCCATCCCGATCATCCACAAGCGCGAGTACCAGGAGAAATGGCAATGGCCCGATCTGCTGTCGCGCCGCGTGGCCGGGCAGGAGCCACGCTTCTACTGGCGCGGCAAGGGGCTCGGCGGCTCCTCGATGATGAACGGCCAGATCGCGATCCGCGGCGTGGCAGACGCCTTCGACGAATGGGCCGCCAATGGCTGCACCGGCTGGTCGGCGAAGGACGTGATGCCGCTGTTCTCCGTGATCGAGGACGATTTTGAGTTCGGCGACGCCGAGGGCCATGGCCGCGGTGGACCGCTGCCGGTCTATCGCGCGCCGCCGGAGACATGGGGCCCGATCGATCGCGGCTTGCGCGATGCGGCGCTGGCGAGCGGTTATCCCTGGTGCGCCGATCTCAACGGTCCCGATGGCGAGGGCGTTGCCTGTTATCCCATCAACAGCCGCGACTTGCGCCGCATCAGCACCAATGAGGGCTACCTGGAGCCCGCGCGCGGCCGCGCCAATCTGGAGATCCGCGGCCATGCGCTGGTTGATCGCGTGCTGATCAGCGACGGCCGCGCGACCGGCGTCCGCGTCCATTTCGAGGGGCAGGGCACCCACGAGATTAGCGCGCGGCAGATCGTGCTGTGCGCCGGCGCCATCCACAGCCCGGCCCTCCTGCTGCGCTCGGGCATCGGGCCAGCGGACGAGTTGAAGGCGATGGGGATTGCAGTCGAGCGCGACCTGCCCGTCGGCAAGCACTACTTCGACCACCCGCTGTTTCGCGCGACGATCCAGCTCCGCGAAAATCTGCGGCCCACGGATCCGGACACGCGCCACACCAATTGCTGCGTGACGTATTCGTCGGGTCTCGCCGACGGCGGCAAGCGCGACATGATCCTGATCGCCTTCAATCACCGCGGCATCGGCAACTCCGGGGCGATCGGTGCGGGCCTGTTCAATGCGTATTCGCGCGGCACGCTGAAGCTGGCCTCGACCGACCCTGCGATCGATCCGATCGTCGAGGAGAACATGCTGGCCGATCCCCGCGACATGCTGCGCATGATGGATGCGGTGAAGCGGCTTGCCGTGATCACGTCGCAGCCCGCGCTGGCAGGCATTGCCGACTGGATCCGGCTCGCCGATACCGACCTGACTTTGCCGCAAGCCGCCAGCCTGCCGGATCACGAGCTCGACGCGGTGCTGCGCCGTGAGACCGGCGACATCCAGCATGCCGCCGGCAGCTGCCGCATGAGCGGCGCTGGCGATGCCGATGGGGTGGTCAATCCCGACGGCACGGTGAAGGGCATCTCGGGCCTGCGTGTCGCCGACGCCTCGATCATGCCATCCGACTGCCGTGCCAACACGCATTTCACCACGGTGGTGATCGGGGAAGCGATTGCGCGGATGATGATGCGGTAG
- a CDS encoding winged helix-turn-helix domain-containing protein: MLLVTSDCGERTARSFGFGPFLLIPERQLLLNGEVPVRIGGRALDILTALVERPGEIVSKQELFARVWPNTIVEEANLKVNMNALRRALGDGPEPAKYIATVTGRGYRFIAQVQAAEEGISAGTATGGQGLPMAVARIFGRADVIDAILHDLNVSKIVSVVGTGGVGKTTVAVAAAHEASRQRAYGATFVDLAKISDPQFVPTAIAYALGLGVTGGDPLSSVLRALKLQEKILLFDNCEHLLPSVAIAVDRLARQLDGVRILITSREPLGLGGAERIHRIRGLECDPSERPAADEACKFPAVELFATRATERSGYRLTDADAAAVAEICRRLDGNALAIELAATQTAAFSPARILQMLDESFRLLNLGPLGAPQRQQSLLATLDWSYSLLSEREAALLCEVSVFAGVFSVDGAAAVSNGGPAEAMDTLAKLAAKSLLVMDTDADLVSYRLLETTRSYCAERLRISGEDQAVRCRHAEHVCAVLEQAASEWSQRPAHEWGAAYRHVVDDLRVALAWARRDEANRSLRIRLTVAGLLLWNHFSLIQECHVHVSRAVEELDAAGLAGTAFEMKFKLWLGASTMITRGLKPAAMAALRRASEIANRIGDTDYRHRCLMLIAAFELFTGEYDSGIRTIKTFASVAAADDPSILPEGEVHLGIADLFLGRLHDAQHRLESLRQRDLRYFNRSYSVRYLADIVILLECALSQVLWLRGLPDSASRTAAAAFERARPGHHHLSLNNALTYSCPVFFWCGRYEECDQYVELLAEHVDRQGLFTRRPIASFYRAALAHEKGDASSDTIDSLKEAIEEFRNVNYLVRMPYYLSVLADALARAGRFGEAEATILTAVKTARARSEGWCLPEVIRVHAFILAAQDQTREAEASLMESIQLARDIGALSWRLRAANDLAKLWCARSRRDDARKMLLPIYDEFTEGFQTRDLLVASDLLAKLASSGDGRAA; this comes from the coding sequence GTGCTGCTCGTGACGAGTGACTGCGGAGAACGAACCGCGCGATCTTTCGGCTTTGGGCCGTTTCTCCTTATTCCCGAACGCCAATTGCTGCTCAACGGAGAGGTACCAGTCCGCATCGGGGGCCGCGCGCTGGACATCTTGACGGCACTGGTCGAGCGGCCGGGCGAAATTGTGAGCAAGCAGGAGCTGTTCGCGCGTGTCTGGCCGAACACAATTGTCGAAGAGGCAAATCTCAAGGTCAACATGAATGCCCTGCGACGGGCACTCGGCGATGGGCCCGAGCCGGCCAAGTATATCGCGACCGTAACCGGGCGTGGCTACCGATTTATCGCGCAGGTCCAGGCAGCCGAAGAAGGGATCTCAGCCGGAACGGCGACAGGGGGGCAAGGTCTCCCGATGGCGGTGGCGCGCATCTTTGGCAGAGCAGACGTCATTGATGCAATCCTTCACGACCTAAACGTATCGAAGATTGTATCGGTCGTGGGGACCGGCGGGGTCGGCAAGACGACCGTCGCCGTAGCGGCAGCTCACGAAGCGTCTCGCCAGCGCGCCTACGGCGCCACGTTCGTGGACCTTGCGAAAATCAGCGACCCGCAGTTCGTGCCTACGGCGATCGCCTACGCGCTCGGGCTCGGCGTAACGGGCGGGGATCCGCTGTCGAGCGTCTTGCGTGCTTTGAAGCTGCAGGAAAAGATCCTCCTGTTCGACAATTGCGAGCACCTGCTTCCTTCCGTCGCGATTGCAGTTGATCGGCTTGCTCGCCAGCTCGATGGCGTGCGCATTCTCATAACGAGTCGGGAGCCCCTCGGGCTGGGCGGCGCGGAGCGGATACATCGCATCCGCGGACTGGAATGCGATCCCAGCGAACGTCCCGCAGCAGACGAGGCTTGCAAGTTTCCCGCGGTCGAGTTGTTTGCCACGCGCGCAACCGAGCGATCGGGATATCGGCTAACAGACGCGGACGCCGCCGCGGTGGCGGAAATCTGCCGCCGGCTTGATGGCAACGCACTCGCCATCGAGCTCGCCGCAACACAAACGGCCGCCTTCTCGCCGGCACGCATCCTGCAGATGCTGGACGAGAGTTTCCGCCTGCTCAATCTCGGCCCCCTTGGCGCGCCTCAGAGACAGCAGTCGCTGCTTGCGACACTCGACTGGAGCTACAGCCTGCTTTCCGAGCGTGAGGCCGCATTGCTGTGTGAAGTCTCCGTGTTCGCCGGTGTTTTCAGTGTCGATGGGGCAGCCGCGGTGTCGAACGGAGGGCCCGCTGAGGCAATGGATACACTCGCCAAGCTTGCCGCGAAGTCGCTGCTGGTGATGGATACGGATGCAGACTTGGTCAGCTACCGCCTCTTGGAAACGACACGCAGCTATTGCGCGGAGCGCCTGCGGATCAGCGGTGAGGATCAGGCGGTCCGCTGCCGTCATGCGGAACATGTATGTGCGGTGCTGGAGCAGGCCGCAAGCGAGTGGTCGCAGCGTCCAGCCCACGAATGGGGCGCCGCCTACCGCCACGTCGTCGACGATCTGCGTGTTGCGCTGGCTTGGGCCCGTCGGGACGAGGCAAATCGGTCGCTGCGAATTCGACTGACCGTTGCAGGCCTGCTGCTCTGGAATCATTTTTCGCTGATCCAGGAATGCCACGTCCACGTTTCACGCGCGGTCGAGGAACTCGATGCCGCTGGACTCGCCGGCACGGCATTCGAGATGAAGTTCAAGCTGTGGCTCGGAGCCTCGACCATGATCACGCGTGGTCTGAAGCCGGCGGCCATGGCTGCATTGCGGCGCGCATCGGAGATCGCAAATCGGATTGGTGACACCGATTATCGTCATCGTTGCCTGATGTTGATTGCGGCATTTGAACTCTTCACGGGTGAGTACGACTCAGGAATACGCACGATCAAGACATTCGCCTCGGTAGCCGCAGCGGATGATCCCTCGATTCTTCCCGAGGGCGAAGTTCACTTGGGAATAGCCGACCTCTTTCTCGGTCGTCTTCACGACGCCCAGCACCGACTGGAAAGCCTACGGCAGCGCGATCTGCGATATTTCAATCGTTCGTACAGCGTTCGGTACTTGGCCGACATTGTCATTCTGTTGGAATGCGCGCTATCTCAGGTACTGTGGTTGAGGGGCTTGCCAGACTCTGCCAGCCGGACCGCTGCTGCCGCCTTTGAGCGTGCCCGACCGGGCCACCATCACCTTTCGCTGAACAACGCGCTTACATACTCATGCCCAGTTTTCTTTTGGTGCGGGCGTTACGAGGAATGCGATCAATACGTCGAATTGCTCGCCGAACATGTCGATAGGCAGGGACTATTCACGAGACGGCCGATTGCCAGTTTTTATCGCGCTGCCTTGGCACACGAGAAAGGCGACGCTTCGTCGGACACGATCGATTCCCTCAAGGAGGCGATCGAGGAGTTCCGCAATGTCAATTACCTGGTGCGGATGCCCTATTACCTCAGTGTTCTGGCAGATGCTCTTGCCCGTGCCGGACGGTTCGGCGAAGCTGAAGCAACGATCCTGACCGCAGTGAAGACCGCCCGAGCGCGGAGCGAAGGTTGGTGCCTTCCAGAAGTCATTCGCGTCCATGCGTTCATTCTCGCCGCCCAGGACCAGACAAGAGAAGCTGAGGCAAGCCTCATGGAATCGATCCAGCTTGCCCGGGACATCGGTGCGTTGTCGTGGCGTTTGCGCGCAGCGAATGATCTCGCGAAGCTCTGGTGCGCCCGGTCGCGAAGGGATGATGCCCGCAAGATGCTGCTGCCGATCTACGACGAATTTACCGAGGGTTTCCAGACGAGGGATCTACTCGTCGCAAGCGACCTGCTCGCCAAGCTTGCAAGCTCCGGAGATGGCAGAGCGGCCTAA
- a CDS encoding SDR family NAD(P)-dependent oxidoreductase — translation MAKIAIVTGASRGLGRNMAVNIARRGSDVIITYRSRADLAESVVSEIKALGRRAVAFQLDGADVARFPIFAQTLGQTLKETFGRENFDHLVHNAGDGLYATIGETTEAQFDQQMNLHVKGVFFLTQALLPLMADGGSIVTIGSGLTRVTYPGFAVYTMAKAAADMMAVCMARELGPRGIRVNSVAPGAIETDFGGGLVRDNPDVNKQFAAMTALGRVGVPDDIGPMVASLLSEDNRWVTGQRIEVSGGQTI, via the coding sequence ATGGCTAAAATCGCAATCGTCACCGGCGCGAGCCGCGGACTTGGCCGCAACATGGCCGTCAACATCGCGCGCAGAGGCAGTGACGTCATCATCACATACAGGAGCCGTGCGGATCTCGCGGAGAGCGTCGTTTCCGAGATCAAGGCGCTCGGACGCCGGGCCGTGGCCTTTCAGCTGGACGGCGCCGACGTCGCCAGATTCCCAATCTTCGCGCAAACACTGGGTCAGACGCTGAAGGAAACATTTGGTCGCGAGAACTTCGACCACCTCGTGCACAATGCCGGCGACGGCCTCTACGCCACGATCGGCGAGACCACCGAGGCTCAGTTCGATCAGCAGATGAACCTGCATGTCAAAGGCGTCTTCTTCCTCACGCAGGCGCTTTTGCCGTTGATGGCAGACGGTGGCTCGATCGTGACCATCGGCAGTGGCCTGACACGGGTCACCTATCCGGGCTTCGCCGTCTACACCATGGCGAAAGCTGCCGCCGACATGATGGCGGTCTGCATGGCCAGGGAGCTTGGCCCACGTGGAATCCGCGTCAACAGCGTTGCGCCGGGGGCCATCGAAACCGACTTCGGCGGTGGCCTGGTGCGCGACAATCCGGACGTGAACAAGCAATTCGCCGCCATGACAGCGCTGGGCCGCGTTGGCGTCCCCGATGATATCGGCCCGATGGTCGCGAGCCTGTTGAGTGAGGACAATCGCTGGGTCACGGGACAACGGATCGAAGTATCGGGCGGTCAGACGATCTGA
- a CDS encoding AraC family transcriptional regulator, producing MTTTLLEVVRRYADLHSDQHGAAKTPIPGLTAVRAATRGQLQHAINRPLVALVLQGRKRVMMGSHTFDFGAGQSLLISADVPTVSQITRASAQVPYVSLVVELDPAMIASLIVEMNLAPEQKGTPVRVDPTDSEVADAALRLMRLLERPSSLPVLGSQFVREIHYWLLAGRHGAAIRALGVADSHAQRIARAVAIIRSEYQKPLRVERLAEAAAMSPSSFHQHFRAITSLSPLQFQKQLRLIEARRRMLSDGLDVSSTAFEVGYESVPQFTREYGRMFGLPPAKDIKAALGQLDTAA from the coding sequence ATGACGACGACCTTGCTCGAAGTTGTTCGCCGCTACGCGGATTTGCATTCGGACCAACACGGCGCCGCCAAGACGCCGATCCCCGGGCTTACGGCCGTACGGGCTGCGACGCGGGGCCAGCTCCAGCACGCGATCAACCGGCCGCTCGTTGCGCTTGTCCTGCAGGGCCGTAAGCGCGTGATGATGGGATCGCACACCTTCGATTTCGGCGCGGGACAGTCGCTCCTGATCTCGGCGGACGTGCCGACGGTCAGCCAGATCACCCGGGCCAGCGCGCAAGTTCCCTATGTTTCTCTGGTCGTTGAACTCGACCCGGCGATGATCGCGAGCCTGATCGTTGAGATGAACCTGGCTCCGGAACAGAAAGGCACTCCCGTACGAGTCGATCCGACCGATTCGGAGGTTGCCGATGCCGCGCTTCGATTGATGCGGCTGCTCGAGCGCCCGTCTTCTTTGCCGGTTCTGGGATCTCAGTTCGTTCGCGAAATCCACTACTGGCTGCTGGCGGGGCGACACGGCGCAGCGATAAGGGCGCTGGGGGTGGCCGACAGCCATGCGCAACGGATCGCGCGCGCCGTCGCGATCATTCGATCCGAATACCAAAAGCCGCTGCGCGTCGAACGCCTGGCGGAAGCGGCTGCCATGAGTCCTTCCTCGTTCCACCAGCACTTCCGCGCGATTACGTCACTCAGTCCCTTGCAATTTCAGAAGCAGCTGCGGCTCATCGAGGCGCGCAGGAGGATGCTGTCGGATGGCCTGGACGTGAGCAGCACGGCCTTCGAAGTGGGTTACGAGAGCGTCCCGCAATTCACGAGAGAATATGGGCGCATGTTCGGGCTGCCCCCCGCCAAGGACATCAAGGCTGCGCTCGGGCAATTGGACACCGCAGCCTGA
- the chrA gene encoding chromate efflux transporter has product MDSRNVQAGADAGHGVSFGEAFRVWLRVACLSFGGPAGQIAVMHRILVEEKKWISEGRFLHALNYCMLLPGPEAQQLATYVGWLMHRTAGGLMAGGLFILPGIIAIMGLSYIYAAFGNVSFVEALFFGLKAAVLAIVVEAVVRVGKRALKNRIMIGLAAAAFVAIFFFAVPFPIIIIAAGLIGYIGARQGRPEFAPAGHGDGGGGAAIDSMLGEAMPDHVKPDTARAIRVGALWLALWLVPVAVLLLALGQGNVFSQIALFFSKMALVTFGGAYAVLAYVAQQAVEHYHWLKPHEMLDGLGMAETTPGPLIMVLQFVGFMAAYRDPSGLSPMLAATLGGLLATWVTFTPCFLWIFVGAPYIERLRGNAGLTGALSAITAAVVGVILNLSIWFALHTLFRETVPVHAFPLNFDMPVLTSVDIPALLLSIAAATAIFRYKLGMLTVLAGSCAAGVALRLVGII; this is encoded by the coding sequence ATGGATAGCCGTAACGTTCAAGCAGGAGCTGACGCCGGTCACGGCGTCAGCTTCGGCGAAGCCTTCCGCGTCTGGCTTCGCGTCGCGTGCTTGAGTTTCGGCGGGCCCGCCGGCCAGATCGCGGTGATGCACCGCATCCTGGTCGAGGAGAAGAAGTGGATCTCCGAAGGCCGTTTCCTGCATGCCCTGAACTATTGCATGCTGCTGCCGGGACCGGAGGCGCAGCAGCTCGCGACCTATGTCGGCTGGCTGATGCATCGCACCGCCGGCGGGCTGATGGCGGGCGGGTTGTTCATCCTGCCCGGCATCATCGCCATCATGGGCCTCAGCTACATCTACGCCGCGTTCGGCAATGTCAGCTTCGTCGAGGCGCTGTTCTTCGGCCTCAAGGCCGCAGTGCTCGCCATCGTCGTCGAGGCCGTGGTGCGCGTCGGCAAGCGCGCGCTGAAGAACCGCATCATGATCGGACTCGCGGCCGCCGCCTTCGTCGCGATCTTCTTTTTCGCGGTCCCCTTCCCGATCATCATCATCGCCGCCGGCTTGATCGGATATATCGGCGCGCGGCAAGGCCGCCCCGAATTCGCCCCGGCCGGTCACGGCGATGGCGGCGGCGGCGCCGCGATCGACAGCATGCTCGGCGAGGCCATGCCCGACCACGTCAAACCCGACACCGCGCGCGCAATCCGTGTCGGGGCGCTGTGGCTGGCGCTCTGGCTGGTGCCGGTGGCCGTGTTGCTGCTCGCTCTTGGGCAAGGCAACGTCTTCAGCCAGATCGCGCTGTTCTTCTCGAAGATGGCGCTGGTCACGTTCGGCGGCGCCTATGCCGTGCTGGCCTATGTCGCCCAGCAGGCGGTCGAGCACTATCACTGGCTGAAGCCGCACGAGATGCTTGATGGCCTCGGCATGGCCGAGACCACGCCGGGCCCCTTGATCATGGTGCTGCAGTTCGTGGGCTTCATGGCGGCCTATCGCGATCCGAGCGGGCTGTCGCCGATGCTCGCGGCGACGCTCGGCGGCCTGCTCGCGACCTGGGTCACCTTCACGCCCTGCTTCCTCTGGATCTTCGTCGGCGCGCCCTACATCGAGCGCCTGCGCGGCAATGCGGGCCTCACCGGCGCATTGAGCGCCATCACCGCGGCCGTCGTCGGCGTGATCCTCAACCTCTCGATCTGGTTCGCCCTGCACACGCTGTTCCGCGAGACGGTGCCGGTGCATGCGTTTCCGCTGAACTTCGACATGCCGGTGCTGACCAGCGTCGACATCCCCGCGCTCCTGCTCTCGATCGCGGCGGCGACTGCGATCTTCCGGTACAAGCTGGGGATGCTGACGGTGCTGGCGGGAAGCTGCGCCGCGGGTGTGGCGCTGAGGCTGGTGGGCATCATTTGA
- a CDS encoding chromate resistance protein ChrB domain-containing protein has protein sequence MPTFTTISSDKLARLIGTANAPVLIDVRTEEDFAADRRLIPGSIKLSHETVAEWGGEFAGRSAIVSCLRGAKLAQGTAAWLRQLGAEAETLEDGFEGWKAAKLPLVDARKLPPRDARGRTIWVTRARPKVDRIACPWLIRRFVDPGAVFLYVAPSEVVAVGERFNAAPFDIENVFWSHRGELCTFDVMIEEFGIATPALLRLATLVRGADTARPDLAPEAPGLLAASLGLSRMYDDDLEQLEAGMLLYDAFYRWCRDATAETHNWPTNKVKG, from the coding sequence ATGCCTACGTTCACGACCATATCATCCGATAAATTGGCGCGCCTGATCGGCACGGCCAACGCGCCTGTCCTGATCGATGTCCGCACCGAGGAGGATTTTGCCGCCGACCGGCGGCTGATTCCCGGCTCGATCAAGCTCAGCCACGAGACCGTCGCCGAATGGGGCGGCGAATTTGCCGGCCGCTCGGCCATCGTCTCCTGCCTGCGCGGCGCCAAGCTGGCGCAGGGCACGGCCGCCTGGCTGAGGCAGCTCGGCGCCGAAGCCGAAACCCTAGAAGACGGTTTCGAGGGCTGGAAGGCGGCCAAGCTGCCGCTGGTCGACGCCCGCAAGCTACCGCCGCGCGATGCCAGGGGACGCACAATCTGGGTGACGCGGGCGCGGCCCAAGGTCGACCGCATCGCCTGCCCCTGGCTGATCCGCCGTTTCGTCGATCCGGGCGCGGTGTTCCTCTATGTGGCGCCGTCCGAGGTGGTCGCCGTCGGCGAGCGATTCAATGCTGCCCCGTTCGACATCGAGAACGTGTTCTGGAGCCACCGCGGCGAGCTCTGCACCTTCGACGTCATGATCGAGGAGTTCGGCATCGCCACCCCCGCCCTGCTCCGGCTGGCGACGCTGGTGCGCGGCGCCGACACCGCGCGGCCGGATCTGGCGCCGGAGGCGCCCGGCCTGCTCGCGGCCTCGCTCGGACTGTCGCGGATGTATGACGACGACCTCGAACAGCTCGAGGCCGGCATGTTGCTCTACGATGCCTTCTACCGCTGGTGCCGCGACGCCACGGCCGAGACCCACAATTGGCCGACCAACAAGGTGAAGGGGTAA
- the dmeF gene encoding CDF family Co(II)/Ni(II) efflux transporter DmeF: protein MHSHSIEQWTHDHAFLGEKHDANERRTWLVVVLTLVMMVGEIVAGSLFGSMALLADGWHMGTHAAALGIAAFAYRFARRHLGNAHFTFGTGKFGDLAAFASAIILGLIAVEIAYESVLRLINPVPIVYGEAMAVAALGLCVNLASAWLLRDNHDHHHHGHEHGHSHAHDDHGDHDHHGHHHHHHDNNLRAAYVHVMTDAATSVLAIAALAVAMVSGWVWADPAVGLIGSAVIAAWAFGLVKSSGAVLLDARADEKLERVIRARMEVGDDRVTDLHLWQVGPGHCAVLLSVVSDQPKQPAVYKQRLAGLKGLSHVTIEVETCPH, encoded by the coding sequence ATGCATTCCCATTCCATCGAACAATGGACCCACGACCACGCTTTTCTCGGCGAGAAGCACGACGCGAACGAGCGGCGCACCTGGCTCGTGGTGGTCCTGACGCTGGTCATGATGGTCGGCGAGATCGTGGCCGGCTCGCTGTTCGGCTCGATGGCGCTGCTCGCCGACGGCTGGCACATGGGCACGCATGCGGCCGCGCTCGGGATCGCCGCCTTCGCCTACCGCTTCGCGCGCCGGCATCTGGGGAATGCGCATTTCACCTTCGGCACCGGCAAGTTCGGCGATCTCGCCGCCTTCGCCAGCGCGATCATCCTGGGCCTGATCGCGGTCGAGATCGCCTATGAGAGCGTGCTGCGGCTGATCAATCCGGTGCCGATCGTCTATGGCGAGGCGATGGCGGTGGCCGCCCTCGGATTGTGCGTCAATCTCGCCAGCGCGTGGCTGCTGCGCGACAACCACGATCATCACCATCACGGCCATGAGCATGGCCACAGCCATGCGCATGACGACCACGGCGATCACGATCACCATGGTCATCACCACCATCACCACGACAACAATCTTCGCGCGGCCTACGTCCATGTCATGACGGATGCGGCGACCTCGGTGCTGGCGATCGCAGCGCTGGCCGTCGCCATGGTTTCGGGCTGGGTGTGGGCGGATCCCGCCGTCGGCCTGATCGGCAGCGCGGTGATCGCGGCTTGGGCGTTCGGCCTCGTCAAGTCGTCGGGCGCGGTGCTGCTCGACGCGCGCGCCGACGAGAAGCTGGAGCGGGTGATCCGCGCGCGCATGGAGGTCGGCGACGACCGCGTCACCGACCTGCATCTATGGCAGGTCGGCCCCGGCCATTGTGCCGTGCTGCTCTCGGTGGTGTCGGACCAGCCGAAGCAGCCGGCCGTCTACAAGCAGCGGCTTGCCGGGCTCAAGGGCCTCAGCCACGTCACGATCGAGGTCGAGACCTGCCCGCATTGA
- a CDS encoding MFS transporter codes for MNQRQLPIILALGTTQTLAWASSYYLPALIADPMARDLGVSSNWIFGAFSASLVISAMLGPRIGRQIDLVGGRQVLSASNLTIAAGLALLGFAHSVPVMVFAWLVLGIGMAMGLYDAAFAALGRIYGTEARRSITGITLMAGFASTVGWPLTAWGLAHIGWRETCFAWAAANLLIGLPLNLFMLPAIKGARQAAATAEKPHLPLDRTMVLLAFIFAAVWTVTGAMAAHFPRILETTGATPAEAIAAGALIGPAQVGARMLEAGFLSRFHPLWSTRLACLTHPIGAVIVAIFGGAAASAFALFHGSGNGILTIARGTLPLSIFGPKDFGYRLGIIGAPARMAQAVAPLAFGLLIDLMGAKVLIVSSALSLSALAALFLIRTKPRPD; via the coding sequence ATGAACCAGCGGCAGCTTCCGATCATCCTGGCGCTCGGCACCACGCAGACGCTGGCCTGGGCTTCGAGCTATTATCTGCCGGCGCTGATCGCCGATCCCATGGCGCGCGACCTCGGCGTCTCCTCCAACTGGATCTTTGGCGCGTTCTCGGCTTCGCTGGTGATCTCGGCGATGCTCGGCCCTCGCATCGGGCGGCAGATCGATCTCGTCGGCGGCAGGCAGGTGCTGTCGGCGTCGAACCTGACAATTGCCGCCGGCCTCGCGCTGCTTGGCTTCGCACACTCCGTCCCGGTGATGGTGTTCGCCTGGCTCGTGCTCGGCATCGGCATGGCCATGGGGCTCTACGACGCCGCGTTCGCCGCGCTGGGGCGCATCTACGGCACCGAGGCACGCAGGTCCATCACCGGCATCACGCTGATGGCGGGCTTTGCCTCCACGGTCGGCTGGCCGCTCACCGCCTGGGGCCTCGCCCATATCGGCTGGCGCGAGACCTGCTTTGCCTGGGCGGCCGCCAACCTCCTGATCGGCCTGCCGCTCAATCTCTTCATGCTGCCGGCGATCAAAGGCGCCAGGCAGGCGGCGGCCACGGCCGAGAAGCCGCATCTGCCGCTCGACCGCACCATGGTCCTGCTCGCCTTCATCTTCGCGGCGGTCTGGACCGTCACCGGCGCCATGGCCGCGCATTTCCCGCGCATCCTGGAAACGACGGGCGCGACGCCGGCCGAGGCGATCGCGGCCGGCGCATTGATCGGCCCGGCGCAAGTCGGCGCGCGCATGCTGGAGGCCGGCTTCCTCAGCCGCTTCCATCCGCTGTGGTCGACGCGCCTTGCCTGCCTCACCCACCCGATCGGCGCGGTGATCGTGGCGATCTTCGGCGGCGCCGCGGCGAGCGCCTTCGCGCTGTTCCACGGCTCGGGCAACGGCATCCTGACGATCGCGCGCGGCACGCTGCCGCTGTCGATCTTCGGCCCGAAGGATTTCGGCTACCGTCTCGGCATCATCGGCGCCCCGGCACGGATGGCACAGGCGGTGGCGCCGCTGGCCTTCGGCCTGCTGATCGACCTCATGGGCGCCAAGGTGCTGATCGTCTCCTCCGCCCTCAGCCTCTCGGCGCTGGCGGCGCTGTTCCTGATCCGCACCAAGCCGCGGCCGGATTGA